One stretch of Streptomyces sp. MMBL 11-1 DNA includes these proteins:
- a CDS encoding PucR family transcriptional regulator, which translates to MPQVVRSRIGALRGPSTATPLPHRFRSLADREAVEVLHRAARVLVASLPALTDRLVEALYAQEPGYRAAIDSGRAEVWQEVHHSLRHNVGSLIQPREFRESAHRTSRWIGEIRAEQGVPLDAVLHAFRMGGAMVWQDLVDETARRDPDDVRLLVHVAADVWNFVDEHCGIVADAYRQAERRLSWRRENRQRLMIAALLDGTARIADLAEAAAMLGLPEQGRYAVLAVAGAPSGPGPAGRPAALPVAATEVPVLWHPGPDAEFAILPLTGRPGELSALAAALDVPPGARAGIGSAVEGLAALGDARRLAETALRACPASGGTILLDENLPDALVVSSPALAAALAGRVLGPLDRLDPADRDVIVETLTAWLDADGSAQRAGARLYCHRNTVLNRLRRFEQLTGRCLTRPRDAVEVSLALAARRLLGD; encoded by the coding sequence ATGCCACAGGTCGTACGTTCGCGGATCGGGGCGCTGCGCGGCCCGTCCACGGCAACGCCGTTGCCGCACCGCTTCCGGTCCCTGGCCGACCGTGAGGCCGTCGAGGTGCTGCACCGGGCCGCCCGGGTCCTCGTCGCGTCGCTGCCGGCCCTCACCGACCGGCTCGTCGAGGCCCTGTACGCCCAGGAGCCCGGCTACCGGGCGGCCATCGACTCCGGCCGGGCCGAGGTCTGGCAGGAGGTCCACCACTCGCTGCGGCACAACGTCGGTTCTCTGATCCAGCCCCGGGAGTTCCGGGAGTCCGCCCATCGCACCTCCCGCTGGATCGGCGAGATCAGGGCCGAGCAGGGCGTGCCGCTCGACGCCGTCCTGCACGCCTTCCGGATGGGCGGCGCGATGGTCTGGCAGGACCTCGTGGACGAGACCGCCCGGCGCGACCCCGACGACGTCCGGCTGCTCGTCCATGTCGCCGCCGACGTGTGGAACTTCGTCGACGAGCACTGCGGGATCGTGGCGGACGCCTACCGGCAGGCCGAGCGGCGGCTGTCCTGGCGGCGCGAGAACCGGCAGCGGCTGATGATCGCGGCCCTGCTGGACGGAACCGCCCGGATCGCGGACCTCGCCGAGGCGGCCGCGATGCTGGGGCTGCCGGAACAGGGCCGGTACGCCGTGCTCGCGGTGGCCGGGGCCCCGAGCGGGCCGGGGCCCGCCGGCCGCCCGGCGGCGCTGCCCGTCGCCGCCACGGAGGTCCCGGTGCTCTGGCACCCGGGCCCGGACGCCGAGTTCGCGATCCTGCCGCTGACGGGCCGGCCGGGCGAGCTGAGCGCGCTGGCCGCCGCGCTGGACGTACCGCCCGGCGCCCGGGCCGGGATCGGCTCCGCCGTCGAGGGCCTGGCCGCCCTCGGCGATGCCCGCCGGCTGGCGGAGACCGCGCTGCGCGCCTGCCCCGCGTCCGGAGGCACCATCCTGCTCGACGAGAACCTCCCGGACGCCCTCGTCGTGTCCTCCCCCGCGCTCGCCGCCGCGCTCGCGGGCCGGGTGCTGGGGCCGCTGGACCGGCTGGACCCCGCCGACCGCGACGTCATCGTGGAGACCCTCACCGCCTGGCTGGACGCGGACGGCTCGGCGCAGCGGGCGGGCGCGCGGCTCTACTGCCACCGCAACACCGTCCTCAACCGGCTCCGCCGCTTCGAACAGCTCACCGGCCGCTGCCTCACCCGCCCCCGGGACGCGGTCGAGGTCTCGCTCGCCCTGGCGGCGCGGCGACTGCTCGGCGACTGA
- a CDS encoding helix-turn-helix transcriptional regulator, with the protein MTPSTTVRSPLRLYGRDDELAILETLLAHLRRGDGGALVLAASPGLGRTALLRAAAEAHRARGPVLYATADPAARAVPCGGLHALLGSGHAAALSPAAPDADQQGPPAAPPPAITPDALAARLRELGAGRPLLVCVDDAHTWDQASRSALAFVARGLGAGSRIAVLLSAVDGTVFAGLPALPLGPLGQAAASALLDRLAPGAAPGTAPGTEGIDPIVRAELLREAAGNPRLLAGLTGRLTPDQLAGRTPLPFPLPGAEAVLAAHAERLDGLPDRTRALLLLAAAAQEHEPDGAGADALLLLRAGTRGGLPRDFLDRALFGASATAGLLQRAGSRVHFADRLVARAVLHHAPWAHRRAAHELLATLLTETGDRARAARPDAAPAAPAVAPPGTGTPPPPAAPAIIGAPAEATTASPGRALTHPPAARVPAPPPVPLAALVQRACAAPGPDAALAARLEAAADAPFPHAERSAALVRAALLSAEPALRAARFAAAAEQAGLAGDPSLARALLARTGPRAPGTAGPAAEPARGLAPYVHGMLALRSGPAADAHEALLAAAGLLGPHDPRRALDALLGAAEAAWAAGDALGYLDAMNRLARSPLEAGLEHYRAGMCAVLEGRTAEGHALLRRCLDPAREPGDPAALLRAGVAALVLGDVAAACRAGARALAAVRTRGPDALLPGALEHLAYAELRAGRHAGARAHALEGLHAARLAGQPNSSARLHAVLALAASVEGPAEACAAHGDAALAGAGPHGLSQAVTLATWARARADLASGRPGEAAARLAPLVGTGPGRGHFAARMLAVPCWVEAAVLGGRLPEESCELRAAVDEFASWAARTADAGAPAQLARCRALLAPADEADARYAEALAHHGRAGGDFERARTQLLYGQWLRRRRRTREARGPLRDALVAFQRCSARAWADRAAGELRAAGEQAPARRNAADEPLAALTPQQQRIARCVAEGATNREVALRLSLSPRTVDHHLRNVFAALGIRSRTELARLLSP; encoded by the coding sequence GTGACCCCATCGACGACCGTGCGCAGTCCGCTCCGGCTGTACGGCCGGGACGATGAACTCGCCATCCTGGAAACCCTGTTGGCCCATCTGCGGCGAGGTGACGGAGGGGCGCTCGTGCTGGCCGCGTCCCCCGGTCTCGGCCGTACGGCGCTGCTGCGCGCCGCCGCCGAAGCGCACCGCGCCCGGGGCCCCGTGCTCTACGCCACGGCCGACCCCGCGGCGCGTGCCGTGCCCTGCGGCGGGCTGCACGCCCTGCTCGGCTCGGGCCACGCCGCCGCCCTTTCGCCCGCCGCCCCTGACGCGGACCAGCAGGGGCCGCCCGCCGCCCCGCCCCCGGCCATCACCCCCGACGCACTGGCCGCCCGGCTGCGGGAACTCGGCGCCGGGCGGCCCCTGCTGGTCTGCGTCGACGACGCGCACACCTGGGACCAGGCGTCCCGGAGCGCCCTCGCCTTCGTGGCCCGCGGACTGGGCGCGGGCAGCCGGATCGCCGTCCTCCTCTCGGCCGTCGACGGCACGGTCTTCGCCGGGCTGCCCGCGCTCCCTCTCGGGCCCCTGGGCCAGGCCGCGGCATCGGCGCTCCTGGACCGGCTGGCCCCCGGGGCGGCCCCCGGCACGGCCCCCGGTACGGAAGGGATCGACCCGATCGTGCGCGCCGAGCTTCTCCGTGAGGCGGCCGGAAACCCCCGCCTGCTCGCCGGGCTCACCGGCCGCCTCACCCCGGACCAGCTAGCAGGCCGCACCCCGCTGCCCTTCCCCCTGCCCGGCGCCGAAGCGGTGCTCGCCGCCCACGCCGAACGCCTCGACGGCCTGCCCGACCGGACCCGGGCCCTGCTCCTGCTCGCCGCCGCCGCCCAGGAGCACGAGCCGGACGGCGCCGGGGCGGACGCCCTGCTCCTGCTGCGCGCGGGCACCCGCGGCGGACTGCCCCGGGACTTCCTGGACCGGGCCTTGTTCGGCGCCTCCGCCACCGCCGGCCTCCTCCAACGGGCGGGCAGCCGCGTCCACTTCGCCGACCGCCTGGTCGCCCGCGCCGTGCTCCACCACGCCCCCTGGGCCCACCGCCGCGCCGCCCACGAACTGCTCGCCACCCTGCTGACGGAGACCGGCGACCGGGCCCGGGCCGCACGGCCGGACGCCGCTCCGGCGGCGCCCGCGGTGGCCCCTCCGGGGACCGGCACCCCACCCCCTCCGGCCGCCCCGGCCATCATCGGCGCACCGGCGGAGGCCACGACGGCCTCTCCGGGCAGAGCCCTTACGCACCCTCCGGCCGCCCGGGTCCCCGCGCCCCCGCCCGTCCCGCTCGCCGCACTCGTCCAGCGGGCCTGTGCCGCGCCCGGACCGGATGCCGCGCTGGCCGCACGGCTCGAAGCAGCCGCCGACGCCCCCTTCCCGCACGCCGAACGCTCCGCCGCCCTGGTCCGCGCCGCCCTGCTCTCCGCCGAACCCGCGCTGCGGGCGGCCCGGTTCGCCGCGGCGGCCGAGCAGGCAGGGCTGGCGGGCGACCCGTCCCTGGCCCGGGCCCTGCTGGCCAGGACCGGACCTCGGGCGCCCGGCACGGCGGGGCCGGCCGCCGAGCCCGCACGGGGCCTCGCCCCCTACGTCCACGGCATGCTGGCCCTGCGCTCCGGGCCCGCGGCCGACGCCCACGAAGCGCTGCTCGCCGCGGCCGGGCTGCTCGGCCCGCACGATCCCCGCCGGGCCCTCGACGCCCTTCTCGGCGCGGCCGAGGCCGCCTGGGCGGCGGGGGACGCGCTCGGCTACCTCGACGCCATGAACCGCCTCGCCCGCTCCCCGCTGGAGGCGGGCCTGGAGCACTACCGGGCCGGCATGTGCGCCGTGCTCGAAGGCCGCACGGCCGAGGGCCACGCCCTGCTCCGCCGCTGCCTCGACCCCGCCCGCGAACCCGGCGACCCGGCCGCGCTGCTCCGGGCCGGGGTCGCCGCCCTGGTCCTCGGGGACGTGGCCGCCGCCTGCCGCGCGGGCGCCCGCGCGCTCGCCGCCGTACGGACCAGGGGGCCCGACGCGCTGCTGCCCGGAGCCCTCGAACACCTCGCCTACGCCGAACTGCGGGCCGGCCGGCACGCCGGGGCGCGGGCCCACGCCCTGGAAGGGCTGCACGCCGCCCGCCTTGCGGGGCAGCCCAACAGCTCCGCCCGTCTGCACGCCGTGCTCGCCCTCGCCGCGTCCGTGGAGGGCCCCGCGGAGGCGTGCGCCGCGCACGGGGACGCCGCGCTGGCCGGGGCGGGGCCGCACGGACTGTCCCAGGCCGTCACCCTCGCCACCTGGGCACGGGCCCGCGCGGACCTGGCCTCCGGGCGGCCCGGCGAAGCCGCCGCCCGGCTGGCCCCCCTCGTGGGAACCGGCCCCGGCCGGGGCCACTTCGCCGCCCGGATGCTCGCCGTGCCCTGCTGGGTCGAGGCCGCGGTGCTGGGCGGTCGCCTGCCCGAGGAGTCCTGCGAACTCCGGGCCGCCGTCGACGAGTTCGCGTCCTGGGCCGCCCGGACCGCCGACGCGGGAGCGCCCGCCCAACTGGCCCGCTGCCGGGCCCTGCTGGCCCCCGCCGACGAGGCCGACGCCCGCTACGCCGAGGCCCTGGCCCACCACGGCCGCGCGGGCGGCGACTTCGAACGGGCCCGCACCCAGCTGCTGTACGGACAGTGGCTGCGCCGCCGCCGGCGCACCCGCGAGGCCCGCGGCCCGCTGCGCGACGCCCTGGTCGCCTTCCAGCGCTGCTCGGCCCGCGCCTGGGCGGACCGGGCGGCCGGGGAGCTGCGAGCCGCGGGGGAGCAGGCCCCGGCCCGGCGGAACGCGGCGGACGAACCGCTGGCGGCGCTCACTCCCCAGCAGCAACGCATCGCCCGCTGCGTCGCGGAGGGGGCCACCAACCGGGAAGTGGCGCTGCGGCTGTCGCTCAGCCCCCGCACGGTCGACCATCACCTCCGCAATGTCTTCGCCGCCCTCGGCATCCGCTCCCGCACCGAACTGGCCAGGCTGCTGAGCCCCTAA
- the bdeA gene encoding bis(hydroxyethyl) terephthalate hydrolase, which translates to MQQHLPSGTVPPRPSRPRTLAGLLTAAAATAGLLMTALVPGAQAADNPYERGPAPTNASIEASRGSYATSQTSVSSLAASGFGGGTIYYPSSTADGTFGAVVISPGFTAYESSIAWLGPRLASQGFVVFTIDTNTTLDQPDSRGRQLLAALDYLTQRSSVRARVDASRLGVMGHSMGGGGSLEAAKSRPSLKAAIPLTGWNTDKTWPELRTPTLIVGADGDTVASVATHSEPFYRSLPASLDKAYLELRGASHFTPNTSNTTIAKYSISWLKRFIDNDTRYEQFLCPLPQPSLTIAEYRGNCPHTA; encoded by the coding sequence GTGCAGCAGCACCTCCCCTCCGGCACCGTCCCCCCGCGCCCGAGCCGCCCCCGTACGCTCGCGGGTCTGCTGACCGCAGCCGCGGCCACCGCCGGTCTCCTGATGACCGCTCTGGTCCCGGGCGCCCAGGCCGCCGACAACCCCTACGAGCGCGGCCCGGCCCCCACCAACGCCTCCATCGAGGCGAGCCGCGGCTCCTACGCCACCTCGCAGACCTCCGTCTCCTCGCTCGCCGCGAGCGGCTTCGGCGGGGGCACCATCTACTACCCGTCGTCCACCGCCGACGGCACCTTCGGCGCGGTCGTCATCTCGCCCGGCTTCACCGCCTACGAGTCCTCCATCGCCTGGCTCGGACCGCGCCTGGCCTCGCAGGGCTTCGTGGTCTTCACCATCGACACCAACACCACGCTCGACCAGCCCGACAGCCGTGGCCGCCAACTCCTCGCCGCACTGGACTACCTCACCCAGCGCAGCTCGGTGCGGGCCCGGGTCGATGCCTCCCGGCTCGGTGTGATGGGCCACTCGATGGGCGGTGGCGGCTCCTTGGAGGCCGCCAAGAGCCGCCCCTCGCTGAAGGCGGCGATCCCGCTGACCGGCTGGAACACCGACAAGACCTGGCCCGAACTGCGCACGCCCACGCTGATCGTCGGCGCGGACGGTGACACCGTCGCCTCCGTCGCCACGCACTCCGAGCCGTTCTACCGGTCGCTGCCCGCGTCGCTGGACAAGGCGTACCTGGAGCTGCGAGGGGCCTCGCACTTCACGCCCAACACGTCCAACACCACGATCGCGAAATACAGCATTTCGTGGCTGAAGCGCTTCATCGACAACGACACCCGCTACGAGCAGTTCCTCTGCCCGCTCCCGCAGCCGAGCCTGACCATCGCGGAGTACCGGGGCAACTGCCCGCACACCGCGTAA